The following DNA comes from Mesorhizobium sp. B2-1-8.
GGCAAATACGAAAACACCGCTCTGGTATGGGGTCCGTCGGCGGCCTTCGTCGTCGGCGACATGGAGCGCGACATGCCGGGCGAGCGGCTGCTCGGCGCGATCGTGCATGAATTCGGCGACACAGTCATCAGCGAGATCGTCGCGATCCCCGGCATGAGCGTCCATGTCCTCGACGACGTGGTCGAGGAGGTTTATCCGCACGAGGCGCACAAGGTTCGCAGGAAGGTCGCGTCATGAGCGCGCTCTCGCTTCGCGATCTGAACAAGTCCTTTGGCGGCAATGCAGTCCTGAACGGCGTCAGCCTCGATGTGGAAGCAGGCGAGTTCATTGCTTTGGTCGGTCCCTCGGGCTGCGGCAAAAGCACCTTGCTGCGCATCCTCGCCGGGCTTGATCATGCCGACAGCGGCGAGATTTTCGTCGGTGGCAAGGACATGTCGGCGGTCGCCGCAGCCGATCGCAACATCGCTATGGTGTTCCAGTCCTACGCGCTCTATCCGCATCTGACCGCCGGCCAGAACATCGCGGTTCCGCTGGCCATGAAGCGGCTGAGCCGGACGCAGCGTCTGCCGCTGGTCGGCTCGGCCCTGCCGGGTCAGAAAGAGATCCACGCCGGGATTTCGCGGGATGTCCGCGAAATGGCGACCGTGCTCAAGATCGACCATCTGCTCGACCGCAAGCCTGGTCAGATGTCGGGCGGGCAGCGGCAGCGCGTGGCCCTGGCGCGCGCCATGGTGCGCCATCCCAGCATCTTCCTGATGGACGAACCGCTCTCCAACCTCGATGCCAATCTGCGCGTCCATGCCCGCGGCGAGATCGTCGAACTTCACCGCCGCGCCGGCGTTCCGACGCTCTATGTGACGCATGACCAGGCCGAAGCGCTTTCGATGGCCGACCGCGTCGCGGTGATGATCGGCGGCAATCTGCTGCAACTCGCCGCGCCCGAGGCGATCTACAACGATCCCGCCCATATCGAGGTCGCCCGTTTCGTCGGCCAGCCGAGGATCAACATCATACCGGCGCTCGCCGAAAACGGTCGAATCAGTTTCGAGGGCATCCGGCTGGCCTTGCTGGAGAAAGTGGCGAACGGCCCGGTCAGCCTCGGTATCCGGCCCGAATTCGTCAAACTGTCTCCCAGCGGGCGAAGCGGCCTTGCCGGGCGGATCGAGCGTCTGGAATTCCTCGGGTCGGAGGTCGTTGCCTATTGCCGGCTCGATGCAACCGGCGACAACGTCATCGCCAAGCTGGTGCCGCACGTGGCGAGGGACCTGATTGCGGGAATGCCGGTGGGTGTCCTTCTGTCACCCGAACAGGCCATGGTCTTCGGGCCGGAGGGAAAGCGGCTGCGCACGGCGAGTGCGGCGCCCGCACACCAGGAGCCGGCCTATGTCTAGCATCGCGCTGGCGGGCAATGTCCCGAGCGCCGCGGCACTTCACAGGCGCAGCGAGGACCGGATCGCCTGGCTGCTGGCGGCTCCGGCGATCGTGCTTTTGCTGCTGTTCGTGCTGTTGCCGGTTGTTGCCGTCATCTTCCTCGGCTTCACCGACTTCGAGCTCGGCTATGGCAAATTTCGCCTGGTCGGCTTCGAGAACTACGCGCATCTCCTGACCGACCGCACCTTCCGCAGATCGCTGTGGAACACATCGGTCTATACGGCGATCGTCGCACCGGTCTCGATCGTGCTCGGTCTCGGCGTTGCCTTGCTGATCGAAGGCGAACCGCGTGCGCGTGGCTTCTTCCGCACCGTCTATTTCCTGCCGGTGGCGTCGCTGATCGTGGCCATGGCGACCGTCTGGCAATATCTTTTCCATCCGACGATCGGACCGCTCAACGCACTGCTTGCACTGGCCGGCATTCCCGGCCCGAACTGGCTCGGCGCCTCGAATACCGTGCTCTTCAGCCTGTCGATCATCGGCGTCTGGCAGTCGGTCGGTTTCAACATGGTGCTGTTCCTGGCGGGCCTGACGGCAATCCCGCGCGAGCTCTATGCCGCCGCTCACGTCGACGGCGCGAAATCGGCGCTCGACCGGTTCTTCCTGGTCACTTGGCCGATGCTCGGGCCGACGACTCTGTTCGTCGTCACCATCAGCATCACCAATGCGGTGAAGGTCTTCGAGACTGTGAAGATGCTGACCGACGGCGGGCCTAACAAGGCCTCCGAAGTGCTGCTGTTCACCATCTACCAGGAAGGCTTCGTCTATCTGCGCGTCGGCTATGCCTCGGCGATGACGGTGGTCTTCCTGGCTATCCTCGTCGTGCTGATGCTTCTCCAATACCGCGTGCTCGACCGGCGGGTGCATTACACATGACCAGCATTCCGGCCGGCCGCATCATCCGCTTCGCCCTGCTTTCGCTCGGCGCGCTGATGATCCTCGCGCCCTACATTTTCATGATCTCGACGGCGGGCAAGACGCAGAGCGACATCTTCACCTCGTCGCTGTCGCTCATCCCCGAGCATTTCTACTTTGCCGAGAATTTCGCCAAGGCGCTGAGCAAGGTGCCGATGGCAACGTTGCTGTGGAACGGCGTCCTTGTGTGCGCCCTCATCTTCTTCTTCCAGGTGCTGGTCGCCATTCCTTGCGCCTACGCCATGGCCAAGCTGAAGTTCCGCGCCGCCCGGCTGATGATGGTGCTCGTCATGCTCGGCCTGCTGGTGCCGATCCATGCCACGGCGCTGCCGCTCTATGTCGCCTTCGACAGGATGTCGCTGCTCAACAGCTACACCGCGCTGGTCGCGCCGTTCACCATCTCGGTGTTCGCGATCTTCATGTTCCTGCAGTTCTTCCGCGCCATGCCCGACGACCTCATCCACGCGGCGCGGCTCGACGGCATGTCCGAGCTTGGGATCGTGGCGCGCGTCATCGTTCCCAACGCGTGGCCGGCAGTCACCGCCTTCGCGATCTTCTCGGTTGTCGCGCACTGGAACGATCTCTACTGGCCGCTGATCGCCGTCAGCAAGCAGGCCTACGCCACGCCACCGCTCGGCCTGATGTATTTCCGTGCCGCCGAGGCAGGCGACGACTACGGCGCGCTGATGGCCGCCACTCTGATCATCACCCTTCCACTCGTCGTCGCCTTCCTGTTCGCACAGAAGCGCTTCGTCGAAGGCATCACCATGACCGGTCTCAAAGGCTGACCGGGTCGAACCAGGAGCACCAGCATATGAAGCAACTTCCCAGGATTCTCGCAGCGGCGGCGGTCTCGCTGGCGTTCGCCCTTCCGGCCTATGCCGACACGACGCTGACGGTTCATTATCCGATGCCCGGCTTCTTCAAGAACGTGATGGACACGATCTCGAAGAAGTTCATGGAAGAAAATCCCGACATCAAGATACAGTTCGCCAGCCCGTCCGCCACCTATGAGGAAGGTATCCAGACCATCCTTCGCCAGGCCGGCACCGACGAGATGCCCGACATCACCTTCATCGGCCTCAATCGCCTCCGCATGCTCAACGAGCGCGACGTTGCCGTCGATCTTGGCCCGTTGGTCAAGAAGGAAGGCAACATGGCGGAACTCGGCTTTTCCGACGCGATCCTGAAGCTGGCGCAGGTCAACGGTAAGCAGGTCGGCCTCGCCTTCGCCACCTCGAACCCGATCATGTATTACAATGCCGACCTCGTGAAAGCCGCCGGCGGCGATCCGGACAATCCGCCCAAGACCTGGGACGAGGTGATCGCGCTCGGCGGCAAGATCAAGGCGCTCGGCAATGGCGTCGACGGCATCGACTTCCGCTGGCAAGGCGACGACTGGATGTTCTCGGCGCTGCTGTTCGGCGCCGGCGGCAAGATGCTGAACGAGGACGAAAGCAAGGTCGCCTTCAACGGGCCGGAAGGCGAGAAGGCGGTGGAAATCCTGCAGCGGATGGTGAAGGAGGGCGGCATGCCGGTCTTCACCAAGCCGGCTGGCGAGCAGGCTTTCGCGGCCGGCAAGGTCGGCTTCGAATTCCAGTCCACCGGCGGGCTGGTCAACACCATCAAGAATGTCGGCGGCAAGTTCACGCTGCGCACGGCCAAGATCCCGCTGATCGATCCGGCCAACGGCCATCTGCCGACCGGCGGCAACGCCGTGGTCATCCTGACCAAGGATGCCGCCAAGCAGGACGCTGCCTGGAAATTCGCGAAATTCGCCGCCGGCCCTTATGGCGCGTCGGTCGTCGTGCCCGGCACCGGCTATGTCCCCAACAATGAACTCGCGGCGAAATCGCCGGAATATCTCGGCGATTTCTACAAGAAGAACCCGCTGTTCCGGGCCGGACTCAGCCAGATGCCGCTGATGGTTCCGTGGTATGCCTTCCCCGGCACCAACGGTGTGAAGGTGACGCAGACCATCGTCGACAACCTGTCGCGGATCGTCGACCAGTCGGCAACGCCGAACGAAGCACTCACTGACGCGGCAAGCGACGTCGAAGGCATGCTGCCGACGCAGTAAGGCCTGCCAAAGCCGCCGCGCCAATGGCGCGGCGGTGCCGGGCGGTCAAGCTGGTCGATAGATCTTCTCCGCCGTATTCCAGAAGATATCCGCCTCGGCTGCCGCACCATGCTTCGCTACAGCCTCCCGGTGCGCCTTGATCAGCTCGGCGTGGCTGGTCCACAACTTCTCGATCGGGAAGTTGGAGCCGAACATCAGGTGATCCGCGCCCAATATCTCGATCGCGTTGTCGACGATATAGGCGATCAGCGCCGGGTCGTTGCGGTGGACGAAGGTGCCGAGGCCGGACAGTTTGGCGTAGAAATTCGGCGCCGCCGACAGCGTGCGCAGGCCGGCCTTCCAGGCTTCGGTGGTTTCCGCGTCAATGCCGGTCAGCATGCCGGCATGGGTGAGAATGAAATTGATTTCGGGGTTCTCGCCGACCAGCGTCAGCCCGTCCTTCATCTGGGCAGGAAAGAGCTGCAAATCGAAGGACAGGCCATAATCCTTCAGCCGCGCCACATTGGCCCGCACCTTCGGGTCGATCACCTGATCGGCTGAGGCGGCGAAGCGGAAGGCCGGCGTCTCGTGCCAATGCAGTTGCATGCGCACACCGCGCAGCAGCGGATATTTTTTCAAGCGGTCGATCTGGGGCCTGACATCGTCCACCGTCATGTCGGTGTAGCCGACGATGGCGTGCGGCCAGCCGGTCTCGTCAGCCGTTTTCTGCAGGAAGGCGACTTCCCTCTCGAAATCCTCCTTCGCCCAGTTGGTCTGGACATAGACCGCCTTCTCGACGCCCGAACCTTGCTGGTCGGCGAGAAACTCCTCGATCGGATAGTCGCGGCGGATCGGCTCGTAGGGGCCGAAGATGCGCGGCACCATCGGCCCGACCAGCCAGGGCTGGTCCTGCTGGCGCCAGATGTGGAAATGCGCGTCGATGGCCTTCTGCATCACGATACCCTTTT
Coding sequences within:
- a CDS encoding carbohydrate ABC transporter permease produces the protein MSSIALAGNVPSAAALHRRSEDRIAWLLAAPAIVLLLLFVLLPVVAVIFLGFTDFELGYGKFRLVGFENYAHLLTDRTFRRSLWNTSVYTAIVAPVSIVLGLGVALLIEGEPRARGFFRTVYFLPVASLIVAMATVWQYLFHPTIGPLNALLALAGIPGPNWLGASNTVLFSLSIIGVWQSVGFNMVLFLAGLTAIPRELYAAAHVDGAKSALDRFFLVTWPMLGPTTLFVVTISITNAVKVFETVKMLTDGGPNKASEVLLFTIYQEGFVYLRVGYASAMTVVFLAILVVLMLLQYRVLDRRVHYT
- a CDS encoding amidohydrolase family protein; amino-acid sequence: MQKAIDAHFHIWRQQDQPWLVGPMVPRIFGPYEPIRRDYPIEEFLADQQGSGVEKAVYVQTNWAKEDFEREVAFLQKTADETGWPHAIVGYTDMTVDDVRPQIDRLKKYPLLRGVRMQLHWHETPAFRFAASADQVIDPKVRANVARLKDYGLSFDLQLFPAQMKDGLTLVGENPEINFILTHAGMLTGIDAETTEAWKAGLRTLSAAPNFYAKLSGLGTFVHRNDPALIAYIVDNAIEILGADHLMFGSNFPIEKLWTSHAELIKAHREAVAKHGAAAEADIFWNTAEKIYRPA
- a CDS encoding ABC transporter ATP-binding protein, translating into MSALSLRDLNKSFGGNAVLNGVSLDVEAGEFIALVGPSGCGKSTLLRILAGLDHADSGEIFVGGKDMSAVAAADRNIAMVFQSYALYPHLTAGQNIAVPLAMKRLSRTQRLPLVGSALPGQKEIHAGISRDVREMATVLKIDHLLDRKPGQMSGGQRQRVALARAMVRHPSIFLMDEPLSNLDANLRVHARGEIVELHRRAGVPTLYVTHDQAEALSMADRVAVMIGGNLLQLAAPEAIYNDPAHIEVARFVGQPRINIIPALAENGRISFEGIRLALLEKVANGPVSLGIRPEFVKLSPSGRSGLAGRIERLEFLGSEVVAYCRLDATGDNVIAKLVPHVARDLIAGMPVGVLLSPEQAMVFGPEGKRLRTASAAPAHQEPAYV
- a CDS encoding ABC transporter substrate-binding protein, whose protein sequence is MKQLPRILAAAAVSLAFALPAYADTTLTVHYPMPGFFKNVMDTISKKFMEENPDIKIQFASPSATYEEGIQTILRQAGTDEMPDITFIGLNRLRMLNERDVAVDLGPLVKKEGNMAELGFSDAILKLAQVNGKQVGLAFATSNPIMYYNADLVKAAGGDPDNPPKTWDEVIALGGKIKALGNGVDGIDFRWQGDDWMFSALLFGAGGKMLNEDESKVAFNGPEGEKAVEILQRMVKEGGMPVFTKPAGEQAFAAGKVGFEFQSTGGLVNTIKNVGGKFTLRTAKIPLIDPANGHLPTGGNAVVILTKDAAKQDAAWKFAKFAAGPYGASVVVPGTGYVPNNELAAKSPEYLGDFYKKNPLFRAGLSQMPLMVPWYAFPGTNGVKVTQTIVDNLSRIVDQSATPNEALTDAASDVEGMLPTQ
- a CDS encoding carbohydrate ABC transporter permease codes for the protein MTSIPAGRIIRFALLSLGALMILAPYIFMISTAGKTQSDIFTSSLSLIPEHFYFAENFAKALSKVPMATLLWNGVLVCALIFFFQVLVAIPCAYAMAKLKFRAARLMMVLVMLGLLVPIHATALPLYVAFDRMSLLNSYTALVAPFTISVFAIFMFLQFFRAMPDDLIHAARLDGMSELGIVARVIVPNAWPAVTAFAIFSVVAHWNDLYWPLIAVSKQAYATPPLGLMYFRAAEAGDDYGALMAATLIITLPLVVAFLFAQKRFVEGITMTGLKG